One region of Epilithonimonas zeae genomic DNA includes:
- a CDS encoding TerD family protein: protein MAINLQKGQRQNINAPKFTIGLGWDANNSSTGGAFDLDASVFVLGENKKLVADEFFVFYNNLQTPDKSVTHTGDNLTGDGDGDDEQIKIDLTGIDPRVKEIIVVVTIHEADSRNQNFGQVRNSFIRVFNTETNEEILKYELDEDFSIETAVEFGRIYERNGEWKFEAVGNGQREGLAKYLSLYQ from the coding sequence ATGGCAATCAACTTACAAAAAGGACAAAGACAAAATATTAATGCCCCAAAATTCACTATTGGACTAGGCTGGGACGCAAACAATTCATCTACTGGAGGTGCTTTCGATTTGGATGCTTCGGTTTTTGTGTTGGGCGAGAATAAAAAATTGGTAGCGGATGAGTTCTTTGTTTTTTATAACAACTTGCAAACTCCTGACAAATCTGTAACTCACACTGGAGATAACCTGACTGGAGACGGCGACGGCGATGATGAGCAAATTAAAATTGATCTTACAGGTATCGACCCTAGAGTTAAGGAAATCATCGTTGTGGTAACGATTCACGAAGCGGATTCCAGAAATCAAAACTTCGGACAGGTGAGAAATTCATTCATCAGAGTTTTCAATACTGAAACCAATGAAGAGATTTTAAAGTACGAATTAGATGAGGATTTCTCAATCGAAACAGCCGTAGAATTCGGTAGAATTTATGAGAGAAACGGCGAATGGAAGTTCGAAGCTGTTGGGAATGGACAAAGAGAAGGTTTAGCTAAATATTTAAGTTTATATCAATAA
- a CDS encoding phosphoribosyltransferase family protein: protein MKKRYSLHKIESELKSPFDEGSYSRFKFGDTSVAKEFAEELFQGFISEFRDELLEQEEIILFPSPYHSIPTASNFLCFYFKEQLNYFLFENGKSACLEGKIHRKQTYVEDYGNMSYEERINLIANDTYYIDKSFVDGKFCLFLDDIKITGSHENTVDKILKHYDVNGEFIFVYFAELMNKNIHPKIENHYNYFKIKTTEDLIDVINGRDFHFNTRITKYILLMQDQDFENIYNNISEAKRKEILNLAISNNYHLVEEYKQNIIKLKNKLQWQSTYKKDKDKILMPQNSLLD from the coding sequence ATGAAAAAAAGATATAGTTTACATAAAATAGAAAGTGAACTTAAAAGTCCTTTTGATGAAGGAAGTTACAGCAGGTTCAAGTTTGGAGACACTTCTGTAGCGAAAGAATTTGCTGAAGAATTATTTCAGGGATTTATTTCAGAATTCAGAGATGAGTTGTTGGAACAGGAAGAGATTATTCTGTTTCCAAGTCCTTATCATTCGATTCCAACAGCTTCGAACTTTCTTTGTTTCTATTTCAAGGAACAGCTTAATTATTTCCTGTTCGAGAATGGAAAATCAGCTTGTCTGGAAGGAAAAATCCACAGAAAGCAAACTTATGTGGAAGATTATGGCAATATGAGTTATGAGGAAAGAATCAATCTCATCGCCAATGATACTTATTACATCGATAAAAGCTTTGTAGATGGCAAGTTCTGTCTTTTCTTGGACGATATCAAAATCACAGGAAGTCACGAAAATACAGTCGATAAAATCCTGAAACATTATGACGTGAATGGCGAATTCATCTTCGTTTATTTTGCTGAATTAATGAACAAAAATATCCATCCAAAAATCGAAAATCATTACAATTATTTCAAAATTAAAACCACTGAAGATTTGATTGATGTAATTAACGGCAGAGATTTCCACTTCAACACAAGGATTACAAAATACATTTTGCTAATGCAGGACCAGGATTTTGAGAATATTTATAACAATATTTCAGAAGCTAAAAGAAAAGAAATCCTGAATCTGGCAATCAGCAACAACTACCATTTGGTAGAAGAATACAAACAAAATATAATCAAATTAAAAAATAAATTACAATGGCAATCAACTTACAAAAAGGACAAAGACAAAATATTAATGCCCCAAAATTCACTATTGGACTAG
- a CDS encoding HAD family hydrolase: MEIDIDSYEHFSFDLWLTIIKSNPNFKGKRDALFRDFFSIEKDIDEVRKTVRHYDILFNRISEKTGNHLEREETFLIMLDALGKDTEKISLEDLNQFFHQVDDLFLNNIPVILWENIEEILIEIKEKNKTASILSNTAFINGESLRKVLEHHGLANYFSFMIFSDEVKASKPNLKIFDMMFNKINELRKVEKEKILHIGDNRIADYEGAKRFGVKAQLVKF; this comes from the coding sequence GTGGAGATAGATATAGACTCGTACGAGCATTTTTCTTTTGACCTTTGGCTGACAATCATCAAATCTAATCCTAATTTCAAGGGGAAAAGAGATGCGTTATTCAGAGATTTTTTTTCTATTGAAAAAGATATTGATGAGGTTCGGAAAACTGTCAGGCATTATGATATTTTGTTTAACAGGATATCAGAAAAAACTGGCAATCATCTGGAAAGAGAAGAGACTTTTTTGATAATGTTGGATGCTTTGGGAAAAGACACAGAAAAGATTTCTTTGGAAGACCTCAATCAGTTTTTTCATCAGGTAGATGACTTATTTCTGAATAATATACCTGTCATTTTATGGGAAAATATTGAGGAAATATTAATTGAAATCAAAGAAAAAAATAAAACAGCAAGCATCTTAAGCAACACAGCGTTTATCAATGGAGAATCTTTGAGGAAAGTTTTGGAACATCACGGCTTGGCCAATTATTTTTCGTTTATGATTTTTTCTGATGAGGTAAAAGCTTCGAAACCGAACTTAAAGATTTTTGATATGATGTTTAATAAAATCAATGAGTTAAGAAAAGTTGAAAAAGAAAAAATTTTACATATAGGCGATAATAGAATTGCAGATTATGAAGGCGCAAAACGATTTGGCGTCAAAGCACAACTGGTGAAATTTTAA
- a CDS encoding TerD family protein encodes MAINLQKGQKIDIGLTKMTIGLGWDPNEGTGHDFDLDASAIMIDSNRKLVGEDYFVFYNNLSSPDGALTHTGDDPTGGNSDGDDDEAIVIDLDKVDSRVEEILFVVTIEDFERRKQNFGQVRNSYIRVVDNSNNEEIAKYELDEDFSIETGVEFGRLYKRNGAWKFEASGIGYKADLGFFLEKYYNGSIIK; translated from the coding sequence ATGGCAATTAATTTACAAAAAGGACAAAAAATTGACATCGGGTTAACCAAAATGACGATCGGGTTAGGATGGGATCCTAATGAAGGAACAGGTCACGATTTTGATTTGGATGCGTCCGCAATAATGATCGATTCTAACAGAAAATTGGTGGGAGAAGATTATTTTGTTTTTTATAATAATTTGAGTTCTCCTGATGGCGCTCTTACTCACACAGGTGATGATCCAACAGGTGGAAATAGTGATGGCGATGATGATGAGGCTATCGTAATAGATTTGGATAAAGTAGATTCCAGAGTAGAAGAGATTCTTTTTGTAGTCACTATCGAGGATTTTGAAAGAAGAAAGCAAAACTTCGGACAGGTTCGTAATTCGTACATCAGAGTTGTAGATAACTCTAATAATGAAGAAATTGCAAAATACGAGTTGGATGAAGATTTTTCTATCGAGACGGGTGTTGAGTTCGGAAGGCTTTACAAAAGAAACGGCGCTTGGAAATTCGAAGCTTCAGGTATTGGATATAAGGCAGATTTAGGCTTTTTCTTAGAAAAATATTACAACGGATCCATCATAAAATAA
- a CDS encoding cytochrome ubiquinol oxidase subunit I encodes MDDFLAARSQMAMSLGFHIIFSCVGMVMPFLMAFSHYKYLTTKDEVYKGLTKAWSKGVAILFATGAVSGTMLSFELGLLWPKFMEHAGPIFGMPFSLEGTAFFIEAIAIGFFLYGWEKFNKWFHWFCGVVVGVSGLASGILVVAANAWMNSPAGFDYIDGKYLNIDPIKAMFNEAWFPQAFHMTVAAFAATGFAVAGIHALMILKKRNVNFHTKAFRISAGFAIIGALLAPISGDVAAKSVAVRQPIKLAAMEAHFETEKGASFVIGGVPDEENEQIKYAIKVPKVLSFLAWGDFDAEVKGLKDFPKDHWPPVAVVHYAFQIMIFFGSVMMLIGLIYLIATFWKKEWLTKNWYLKMFVAAIPFGYIALEAGWTVTEVGRQPWIIYGIMKTIDAVTPMPGIQYSFYFFTLIFISLSLIIIFLLLRQLKMVPKLYDPTDPNYNPKNKK; translated from the coding sequence ATGGATGATTTTCTAGCCGCCAGATCTCAAATGGCAATGTCCCTGGGCTTTCACATCATATTTTCCTGTGTCGGGATGGTAATGCCTTTTCTAATGGCGTTCTCACATTACAAATATTTGACGACCAAAGACGAAGTCTATAAAGGACTCACCAAAGCCTGGAGCAAAGGTGTGGCAATTCTTTTCGCAACTGGAGCCGTTTCCGGAACAATGTTGTCTTTTGAATTGGGTCTGCTTTGGCCAAAGTTTATGGAACACGCCGGTCCGATTTTCGGAATGCCGTTTTCTCTGGAAGGAACTGCCTTTTTCATTGAGGCAATAGCTATTGGATTTTTCCTATATGGTTGGGAAAAATTCAACAAATGGTTTCATTGGTTTTGCGGCGTTGTAGTCGGCGTAAGCGGACTTGCTTCCGGAATTTTGGTTGTAGCTGCCAATGCCTGGATGAATAGCCCGGCAGGCTTCGATTATATTGATGGAAAATATCTGAACATCGATCCTATAAAAGCAATGTTCAATGAGGCTTGGTTTCCACAGGCATTTCATATGACCGTGGCGGCTTTTGCAGCAACAGGATTTGCTGTAGCTGGGATTCACGCCTTGATGATTTTGAAAAAACGAAATGTCAATTTCCATACAAAAGCCTTTAGGATTTCTGCCGGTTTTGCGATTATCGGGGCTTTGCTAGCTCCTATCAGTGGTGATGTTGCAGCAAAATCCGTTGCAGTAAGACAACCGATAAAATTGGCGGCGATGGAAGCGCATTTTGAGACTGAAAAAGGCGCAAGTTTTGTGATAGGTGGTGTTCCAGATGAGGAAAATGAACAAATCAAATACGCTATAAAAGTTCCAAAAGTCTTGAGTTTTCTGGCTTGGGGCGATTTTGATGCCGAAGTAAAAGGGCTGAAAGATTTTCCAAAAGACCACTGGCCTCCGGTTGCGGTTGTTCATTATGCTTTTCAGATTATGATATTTTTCGGGAGCGTGATGATGTTAATTGGTTTGATCTACCTCATCGCTACATTCTGGAAGAAAGAATGGTTGACCAAAAACTGGTATCTGAAAATGTTCGTTGCAGCAATTCCATTTGGTTATATAGCTTTGGAAGCGGGTTGGACAGTGACAGAAGTCGGAAGGCAGCCTTGGATTATTTACGGCATTATGAAAACCATTGATGCGGTGACACCGATGCCGGGAATCCAATATTCGTTTTACTTTTTCACATTGATTTTTATTTCGTTATCATTAATTATCATCTTCTTGTTACTAAGACAACTTAAGATGGTTCCGAAATTATACGACCCTACTGACCCTAATTATAATCCTAAAAATAAGAAATAA
- a CDS encoding cytochrome d ubiquinol oxidase subunit II: protein MIYVVIAFLWVSICLYVITGGADFGAGIIELFSKKSYRNQTKKIMSKSIAPIWEANHMWLIIAVVILFVGFPTIYTTVSTYLHIPLVLMLIGIIARGTAFTFRNYDAVEDNWQKLYAQIFFYSSLLTPFFLGIIAAATISGSIDTEAKDFLSLYIFSWLNPFGVCVGFFTVSLCAYLASLFSLHEARFSDALPIMKKKARETAIYVVVTGILVFVSAHYSDIPLLKWIFSKALGIIAITLATISLLFTNEAIKKGHFLLVRIYGGFQIIMILVAATYQHNPNIILFANGGHLSLFDESAAPKTIEALGWALLLGSIFILPFLFYLLMSFGNQSRKDPE from the coding sequence ATGATTTACGTAGTTATTGCATTTCTCTGGGTTTCAATTTGTTTGTATGTGATTACAGGTGGCGCAGATTTCGGAGCTGGGATTATCGAATTATTTTCCAAAAAATCTTATCGTAACCAAACGAAAAAGATAATGTCCAAATCTATCGCACCAATTTGGGAAGCGAATCATATGTGGCTGATTATTGCTGTTGTAATTTTATTTGTCGGTTTTCCTACAATCTATACAACTGTTTCGACTTATCTTCATATTCCTCTAGTTCTGATGCTGATTGGGATTATCGCAAGAGGAACCGCTTTTACATTCAGAAATTATGATGCTGTTGAGGATAACTGGCAAAAACTATATGCCCAGATTTTCTTTTATTCAAGCTTGTTGACACCATTTTTTTTAGGAATTATTGCAGCGGCAACGATTTCTGGCTCAATTGATACTGAAGCAAAAGATTTTCTGAGTCTTTACATTTTCAGTTGGCTGAATCCTTTCGGAGTTTGTGTAGGTTTTTTCACCGTTTCGCTTTGTGCTTATCTGGCCTCGTTGTTTTCTCTTCACGAAGCGAGATTCAGTGATGCGTTGCCAATTATGAAAAAAAAGGCAAGAGAAACAGCTATTTATGTAGTCGTAACAGGCATTTTAGTTTTTGTAAGCGCTCATTATTCTGACATCCCTTTATTAAAATGGATTTTTTCCAAAGCTTTGGGAATTATCGCCATAACACTGGCAACAATCAGTTTATTGTTTACCAACGAGGCCATCAAGAAAGGTCATTTTCTGTTGGTCAGAATTTATGGCGGGTTTCAGATCATTATGATTCTGGTTGCTGCCACTTATCAGCACAATCCTAATATCATTCTTTTTGCCAACGGCGGTCATCTTTCTCTGTTTGATGAAAGTGCTGCGCCGAAAACTATTGAAGCTTTGGGCTGGGCTCTTCTTTTGGGAAGTATCTTCATTCTGCCGTTTCTGTTTTATTTGTTGATGTCTTTCGGCAATCAAAGCAGAAAAGATCCGGAATAA
- a CDS encoding DUF6646 family protein: MKKLLLTMGLLACVLSYAQAWKGAGDQKAQAGINVWGFGTGPTASYDYGLSNLISVGGGANVYFNEDDDNPFVFGRIGFHLQEALALPSEIDIYPGVNVGVAGRNFGLGVYLGARYFFTENWGAFIEAGNNGSFGVSYSF; the protein is encoded by the coding sequence ATGAAGAAATTGCTATTGACAATGGGTTTGTTGGCTTGCGTTTTGTCTTATGCTCAAGCCTGGAAAGGTGCAGGTGACCAAAAAGCACAAGCGGGAATTAATGTTTGGGGATTTGGAACCGGACCTACTGCAAGTTATGATTATGGACTTTCTAACCTCATCTCTGTTGGTGGAGGTGCGAATGTTTATTTTAATGAAGATGATGATAATCCTTTTGTTTTCGGACGTATTGGGTTTCACTTACAAGAAGCTTTGGCATTACCTTCTGAAATAGATATCTATCCTGGTGTTAATGTAGGAGTTGCCGGTAGAAACTTCGGTTTAGGCGTTTATCTTGGTGCAAGATATTTTTTCACAGAGAACTGGGGCGCTTTTATAGAAGCCGGGAACAATGGAAGTTTTGGTGTTTCTTATTCTTTCTAA
- a CDS encoding serine hydrolase domain-containing protein, with translation MKKPSLILLLSLSLNVFAQSVNDKIKSFEDNLLSWDTSKTKKWTLKERMTFYNMNAVSIAVIRDYKVEWAKAYGYADVAENRKATPQTLFQAASISKSINSLGVLKLVEQGKLGLDDDINNYLKTWKFPYDSLSKGKKISIANLLSHKAGLSVHGFGGYQKGTELPTIIQILNGQKPANSPAVQSVFEPNLKFQYSGGGTTISQLILESTTGEKYEDYMLKNVLTPLGMTRSSYNQPPSPDKEKLLATAYNNGKEVNGKYHIYPEKAAAGLWTNPNDLAKYIIETQLSLLGKSNKILSKEMSQKRIENNYGVFLNDFKGTKYFAHSGGNEGFVCYYIGSVEDGNGLVVMTNGNNFKLIDEILLSIASLNQWKNYPVVPQKESIGLTIRKESLKNIDKGIALYKELKRTKPNDYNFSNENELNELGYEFLRDNQLDKALKIFDLNVNEFPKSGNVYDSRGEAYFNKKEYALSKKDYQKSLELDPANHNAKEMILKIEKEIGK, from the coding sequence ATGAAAAAACCAAGCCTAATCCTGCTGCTGTCTCTATCATTAAATGTTTTTGCCCAAAGCGTAAATGATAAAATCAAATCATTTGAAGACAATCTACTCAGTTGGGATACATCGAAAACAAAAAAATGGACTCTAAAAGAGAGAATGACTTTCTACAATATGAATGCGGTAAGCATCGCAGTCATAAGAGATTATAAGGTAGAATGGGCAAAAGCTTATGGTTATGCAGACGTTGCTGAAAATAGAAAAGCAACCCCGCAGACACTATTTCAGGCAGCGTCTATAAGCAAATCTATCAATAGTCTCGGGGTTTTGAAGCTGGTTGAACAAGGCAAGTTAGGTTTGGATGATGACATCAATAATTATTTAAAAACCTGGAAATTTCCATACGATTCACTTTCAAAAGGAAAAAAAATTTCCATTGCAAATCTGTTGAGTCATAAAGCAGGTTTGTCTGTACACGGTTTCGGAGGTTATCAAAAAGGAACAGAATTACCAACAATAATACAAATTCTCAATGGACAAAAACCAGCCAATTCTCCTGCAGTTCAATCAGTGTTTGAGCCTAATCTCAAATTCCAGTATTCAGGTGGTGGAACAACTATTTCACAATTAATTCTTGAAAGTACGACAGGTGAAAAGTATGAAGATTATATGTTGAAAAATGTCTTGACGCCATTAGGAATGACCAGAAGCTCTTACAATCAACCACCTTCTCCAGATAAAGAAAAGCTGCTTGCAACGGCTTATAATAATGGAAAAGAAGTCAATGGCAAATATCATATTTATCCTGAAAAAGCCGCAGCCGGTTTATGGACAAATCCCAATGATCTGGCAAAATATATCATCGAAACCCAGTTATCATTACTTGGAAAATCCAATAAAATTTTGTCCAAAGAAATGTCTCAAAAAAGAATTGAGAACAATTATGGTGTATTTCTGAATGATTTCAAAGGCACAAAATATTTCGCACACAGTGGCGGGAATGAAGGTTTTGTCTGCTATTATATTGGAAGTGTTGAAGACGGAAACGGTCTGGTTGTAATGACCAACGGTAATAATTTTAAATTAATCGATGAAATCCTTTTAAGTATTGCCAGCTTGAACCAATGGAAAAATTATCCTGTCGTGCCTCAAAAAGAATCGATCGGTTTAACGATTAGAAAAGAGAGCCTTAAAAATATTGATAAGGGAATTGCGCTCTACAAAGAATTAAAAAGAACGAAGCCAAACGACTACAATTTTTCCAATGAAAATGAACTCAATGAATTAGGATATGAATTTTTGAGAGATAATCAATTAGACAAAGCGCTTAAAATTTTTGATTTGAATGTCAATGAGTTTCCAAAATCGGGTAATGTTTATGACAGCCGTGGCGAAGCTTATTTTAATAAAAAAGAATATGCGTTGTCAAAAAAGGATTATCAAAAATCATTAGAACTTGATCCGGCCAATCACAATGCAAAAGAAATGATTTTGAAAATCGAGAAAGAAATCGGGAAGTAA
- a CDS encoding beta-lactamase family protein: MKELHLILLLLLSISTFAQTVNDLNNRNKSKKESVYANQIDSVMAKSYERGLFNGNVLIAKNNKIIYQKSFGFTDETKQTLLNKRSIFNIGSIAKEFNAVSIMILVERGLLDLDDPISKFNLGLPKWAEKVTIRHLINYASGIPRIENGLIVPKNDEEAWKILRSNDSLLFEPGTSYRYDNGNVFLQRRIIEKVTGMSFEEFVSKNIIKPLKMTNSVFDPKSGYKNRTSCYDMDNVRCPEMQFISGWLWVDIDDLYKWIEALNSNRLISKESFQTLLNNPYAKDEGGSLGRYFEKEELQRHNGVSYKFESIFLNDLKNNITIILVSNNINRVWDLGHIIHNLMLGKEYKIPKKSVYQAIRKEAVNDVNKAIETYYLLKKNSKNEYSFENPGELNKLGYELLRLGKSHESITIFKLATNEFPKDANLFDSLGEAYFTNKQYDLALENYKKAIGLGGTNGNAEKMVEKIEKEIEK, translated from the coding sequence ATGAAAGAACTACATTTAATCTTGCTTCTGCTTTTATCAATAAGTACTTTTGCACAAACTGTGAATGACTTAAACAACAGAAACAAATCGAAAAAAGAATCGGTGTATGCCAATCAAATTGATTCTGTAATGGCGAAATCTTATGAAAGAGGTTTATTCAACGGAAATGTCCTCATCGCTAAAAATAATAAAATCATCTATCAAAAATCATTTGGTTTTACTGATGAAACGAAGCAAACGCTTTTAAATAAAAGATCGATATTTAACATTGGTTCTATTGCAAAGGAATTTAATGCGGTTTCTATAATGATTTTAGTAGAGCGTGGTCTTCTCGATCTGGATGACCCAATTTCCAAATTTAATTTAGGATTACCAAAATGGGCAGAGAAAGTTACCATCCGTCATTTGATTAATTATGCCAGTGGGATTCCTAGGATAGAAAATGGGTTAATAGTCCCGAAAAATGATGAAGAGGCGTGGAAGATTTTGCGAAGTAACGATAGTCTATTATTCGAACCGGGAACCAGTTACAGGTATGATAATGGTAACGTTTTCTTGCAAAGAAGAATCATTGAAAAGGTAACCGGAATGTCATTTGAGGAATTCGTTTCTAAAAATATAATTAAGCCATTAAAAATGACCAACTCGGTATTTGATCCCAAATCGGGATATAAAAACCGAACGTCTTGTTATGATATGGACAATGTCAGATGCCCGGAAATGCAATTTATTAGCGGATGGCTTTGGGTAGATATCGATGATCTCTATAAATGGATTGAAGCGCTGAATTCTAATCGATTAATATCCAAAGAATCCTTCCAAACTTTGTTGAATAATCCATACGCCAAAGACGAAGGCGGATCTCTTGGCAGATACTTTGAAAAAGAAGAACTACAAAGACACAATGGCGTTTCGTATAAATTCGAATCCATCTTTTTAAATGATCTTAAAAATAATATTACGATAATTCTGGTTTCCAATAACATCAATAGAGTTTGGGATTTGGGACATATTATTCATAATCTGATGTTAGGAAAAGAGTACAAAATTCCTAAAAAATCTGTTTATCAAGCGATAAGAAAAGAAGCTGTCAATGACGTCAATAAAGCGATAGAAACCTATTATTTACTTAAGAAAAATTCTAAAAATGAATACAGTTTTGAAAATCCTGGAGAACTTAATAAATTGGGATATGAATTATTAAGGCTCGGCAAAAGCCACGAATCCATAACCATATTCAAATTGGCTACCAACGAGTTTCCTAAAGATGCAAATCTATTTGATAGTTTAGGAGAGGCTTATTTTACCAATAAGCAATATGATTTGGCATTAGAGAATTATAAAAAAGCAATCGGTCTTGGCGGAACCAACGGGAATGCAGAAAAGATGGTAGAGAAAATCGAAAAAGAAATCGAAAAATAA